From a single Nocardioides sp. dk884 genomic region:
- a CDS encoding NYN domain-containing protein, producing MITTPARRTFVLVDGENIDATLGNSLLGRRPQPDERPRWERVTAYARDLWDQPVTGLFFLNASSGQLPTSFVQALLAMDYRPIPLAGRSDEKVVDVGILRTLDALVGRDDDVLLCSHDADFAEALGRLLGNGRRVGVVALREYASTAFDNLGLEVHDLEDDVAAFNVPLPRVRIIALEDFDPERFLS from the coding sequence TCGACGGCGAGAACATCGACGCGACCCTCGGCAACTCGCTGCTGGGCCGACGCCCGCAGCCCGACGAGCGGCCCCGCTGGGAGCGGGTCACGGCGTACGCCCGTGACCTGTGGGACCAGCCGGTCACCGGCCTGTTCTTCCTCAACGCCTCCAGCGGCCAGCTGCCGACCAGCTTCGTGCAGGCGCTGCTGGCGATGGACTACCGGCCGATCCCGCTGGCCGGTCGCAGCGACGAGAAGGTCGTCGACGTCGGCATCCTGCGCACGCTCGACGCGCTCGTCGGCCGCGACGACGACGTGCTGCTGTGCAGCCACGACGCCGACTTCGCCGAGGCGCTGGGCCGGCTGCTCGGCAACGGGCGCCGGGTCGGCGTGGTGGCGCTGCGCGAGTACGCCAGCACCGCGTTCGACAACCTCGGCCTGGAGGTCCACGACCTCGAGGACGACGTGGCCGCGTTCAACGTGCCGCTCCCGCGGGTGCGGATCATCGCGCTCGAGGACTTCGACCCCGAGCGCTTCCTCAGCTGA
- a CDS encoding PLP-dependent cysteine synthase family protein: MRYDNLLASVGNTPLVGLPRLSPTSEVRLWAKLEDRNPTGSIKDRPALKMIEQAEKDGTLRPGCTILEPTSGNTGISLAMAAKLKGYRIVCVMPENTSEERRQLLRMWGAEIVSSPAAGGSNEAVRVAKRIAEEHPDWVMLYQYGNPANALAHEEGTGPELLADLPSITHFVAGLGTTGTLMGVSRFFRAAKPDVRIVAAEPRYGELVYGLRNLDEGFVPELYDADLIDSRFSVGPRDAVRRVRELLELEGIFAGVSTGAILHAALGQAAKAVKAGESADIAFVVCDGGWKYLSTGAYEGTVDDAEERLEGQLWA, translated from the coding sequence ATGCGCTACGACAACCTGCTCGCCTCGGTCGGCAACACTCCGCTGGTCGGGCTGCCTCGGTTGTCGCCGACCTCCGAGGTCCGGCTGTGGGCCAAGCTGGAGGACCGCAACCCCACCGGCTCGATCAAGGACCGCCCGGCCCTGAAGATGATCGAGCAGGCGGAGAAGGACGGCACCCTCCGACCGGGCTGCACGATCTTGGAGCCCACCTCCGGCAACACCGGCATCTCGCTGGCGATGGCGGCCAAGCTCAAGGGCTACCGGATCGTGTGCGTGATGCCGGAGAACACCTCCGAGGAGCGGCGTCAGCTGCTGCGGATGTGGGGCGCCGAGATCGTCTCCAGCCCGGCCGCGGGCGGCTCCAACGAGGCGGTGCGGGTCGCGAAGCGGATCGCCGAGGAGCACCCCGACTGGGTGATGCTCTACCAGTACGGCAACCCCGCCAACGCCCTCGCACACGAGGAGGGCACCGGTCCCGAGCTGCTCGCCGACCTGCCCTCGATCACCCACTTCGTCGCCGGGCTCGGCACCACCGGCACGCTGATGGGCGTCTCGCGCTTCTTCCGCGCGGCCAAGCCCGACGTACGCATCGTCGCGGCGGAGCCGCGCTACGGCGAGCTCGTCTACGGCCTGCGCAACCTCGACGAGGGCTTCGTGCCCGAGCTGTACGACGCGGACCTGATCGACTCGCGGTTCTCGGTCGGCCCCCGCGACGCGGTCCGCCGGGTGCGCGAGCTGCTCGAGCTCGAGGGCATCTTCGCCGGCGTCTCGACCGGCGCGATCCTGCACGCGGCGCTGGGCCAGGCCGCCAAGGCGGTCAAGGCCGGCGAGAGCGCCGACATCGCGTTCGTCGTGTGCGACGGCGGCTGGAAGTACCTCTCCACCGGCGCCTACGAGGGCACCGTGGACGACGCCGAGGAGCGCCTCGAGGGCCAGCTCTGGGCCTAG
- a CDS encoding MBL fold metallo-hydrolase: MRLTIVGCSGSFPGPDSPASCYLLEARHDDGTGERTWRVLVDLGSGALGALQRYADPLQIDAVLLSHLHADHCLDLCGYYVMRRYHPDGAQPRIPVWGPVDTADRMARAYDLPVEPGMREEFDFHDWDGPIDVGPFHAEPVPVDHPIAAYGLRISVDGAVLAYTGDTGPCAALDDLARDADLLLAEASFLSSAQNPPALHLTGTECGQVATRAGARSLVLTHIPPWHDPEVALAEAQGQYAGPLQVARAGATYELGG, translated from the coding sequence ATGAGGCTGACGATCGTCGGGTGCTCCGGCTCCTTCCCCGGGCCGGACTCGCCCGCCAGCTGCTACCTCCTCGAGGCCCGCCACGACGACGGCACCGGTGAGCGCACCTGGCGCGTGCTGGTCGATCTCGGCAGCGGCGCGCTCGGGGCGCTCCAGCGCTACGCCGACCCGCTGCAGATCGACGCGGTGCTGCTCAGCCACCTGCACGCCGACCACTGCCTGGACCTGTGCGGCTACTACGTGATGCGTCGCTACCACCCCGACGGGGCGCAGCCGCGGATCCCGGTCTGGGGTCCCGTGGACACCGCCGACCGGATGGCCCGCGCCTACGACCTGCCCGTGGAGCCGGGGATGCGCGAGGAGTTCGACTTCCACGACTGGGACGGCCCGATCGACGTCGGGCCCTTCCACGCCGAGCCGGTGCCCGTGGACCACCCCATCGCGGCGTACGGCCTGCGCATCAGCGTCGACGGCGCGGTGCTGGCCTACACCGGGGACACCGGCCCGTGCGCGGCCCTCGACGACCTGGCCCGCGACGCCGACCTGCTGCTCGCCGAGGCGTCGTTCCTCTCCAGCGCGCAGAACCCGCCCGCGCTGCACCTCACCGGCACCGAGTGCGGCCAGGTCGCGACCCGTGCCGGGGCCCGGAGCCTGGTGCTCACCCACATCCCGCCGTGGCACGACCCCGAGGTCGCGCTGGCCGAGGCGCAGGGCCAGTACGCCGGCCCGCTCCAGGTCGCCCGCGCCGGCGCGACGTACGAGCTGGGCGGCTGA
- a CDS encoding ABC transporter ATP-binding protein, protein MITVEGLTRTYGAFTAVDDVSFVCQPGRVTGFLGPNGAGKTTAMRMMVGLTAPTRGRATIGGHRYADIPNPGRHVGVLLDASAQHAGRTGREVLTIGAKTMGLPASRIDEMLALVSLSDAESKRRVRNYSLGMRQRLGIAHALLGDPEVLILDEPANGLDPAGIRWMRGLLRGYAGRGGTVLLSSHLLHEVEQIADELILIGRGRIVAQGDRETLLADSGPASSLVTALDNDALAAALTAQGIQVSPSGTGLRVAASPETVGRAALDARVVLTDLRTGQAGLEDLFLELTADTQREGHPAAATQQGASA, encoded by the coding sequence ATGATCACAGTCGAAGGACTCACCAGGACCTACGGCGCGTTCACCGCCGTCGACGACGTGAGCTTCGTCTGCCAGCCAGGACGGGTCACCGGGTTCCTCGGTCCCAACGGCGCCGGCAAGACGACGGCCATGCGGATGATGGTCGGGCTGACCGCGCCCACCCGCGGTCGCGCCACGATCGGCGGGCACCGCTACGCCGACATCCCCAACCCCGGACGCCACGTCGGCGTCCTGCTCGACGCCTCCGCACAGCACGCCGGCCGCACGGGCCGCGAGGTGCTCACGATCGGCGCGAAGACCATGGGCCTGCCCGCCTCGCGCATCGACGAGATGCTCGCCCTGGTCTCGCTCAGCGACGCCGAGTCCAAGCGCCGGGTGCGCAACTACTCCCTCGGCATGCGCCAGCGCCTGGGCATCGCCCACGCGCTGCTCGGCGACCCCGAGGTGCTGATCCTCGACGAGCCGGCCAACGGCCTGGACCCCGCTGGCATCCGCTGGATGCGCGGCCTGCTGCGCGGGTACGCCGGGCGCGGCGGCACCGTGCTGCTCTCCAGCCACCTGCTGCACGAGGTCGAGCAGATCGCCGACGAGCTGATCCTCATCGGTCGCGGGCGGATCGTGGCCCAGGGCGACCGCGAGACGCTCCTGGCCGACTCGGGCCCGGCGAGCAGCCTGGTCACGGCGCTCGACAACGACGCGCTCGCCGCCGCCCTGACGGCACAGGGCATCCAGGTCAGCCCCTCCGGGACCGGACTGCGCGTGGCCGCCTCCCCGGAGACCGTCGGGCGCGCGGCGCTCGACGCCCGCGTCGTGCTGACCGACCTCCGCACCGGCCAGGCCGGCCTGGAGGACCTCTTCCTCGAGCTCACCGCCGACACCCAGCGCGAGGGCCACCCCGCCGCCGCGACCCAGCAAGGAGCCTCCGCATGA
- a CDS encoding ABC transporter permease: protein MSTPDLTATAPPRTLDISSTARVPFTRLVAVEWRKMLDTRGGFWLMAITALLLAGTIALVLLVVALDDEATVSANDLAQILSIPLSLLLPVFPILVVTSEWSQRTGLVTFSLEPHRLRVLLAKLGAVVLFAFATIALAVVLGAITNPIGAAIGGYDVRWNLDAGTLSMTVLSQLLYFLMAFGLAMLMLSTPAAIAVFYVVAIMLPFMVYSILYFAFDWAQSLIPWIDLSYAFTPFLDGFSGVDGLDVARLVVAIAIWIVVPMVLGARRVLRSEPK from the coding sequence ATGAGCACCCCCGACCTCACCGCGACGGCACCGCCGCGCACCCTCGACATCTCCAGCACCGCGCGGGTCCCCTTCACCCGGCTGGTCGCGGTCGAGTGGCGCAAGATGCTGGACACCCGGGGCGGCTTCTGGCTGATGGCCATCACCGCACTGCTGCTCGCTGGCACGATCGCGCTCGTCCTGCTCGTCGTCGCCCTCGACGACGAGGCGACGGTGAGCGCCAACGACCTCGCCCAGATCCTGTCCATCCCGCTGTCGCTGCTGCTGCCGGTCTTCCCGATCCTCGTGGTGACCAGCGAGTGGAGCCAGCGCACCGGGCTGGTGACCTTCAGCCTCGAGCCGCACCGGCTGCGGGTGCTGCTCGCCAAGCTCGGTGCCGTGGTGCTGTTCGCGTTCGCGACCATCGCCCTGGCGGTCGTGCTGGGCGCCATCACCAACCCGATCGGAGCCGCGATCGGCGGCTACGACGTGCGCTGGAACCTCGACGCCGGCACGCTGTCGATGACCGTGCTCAGCCAGCTGCTCTACTTCCTGATGGCGTTCGGCCTGGCGATGCTGATGCTGAGCACCCCGGCGGCGATCGCAGTCTTCTACGTCGTCGCGATCATGTTGCCGTTCATGGTCTATTCGATCCTCTACTTCGCCTTCGACTGGGCGCAGTCGCTGATCCCGTGGATCGACCTCAGCTACGCGTTCACGCCGTTCTTGGACGGCTTCTCGGGTGTCGACGGTCTTGACGTCGCCCGTCTCGTGGTCGCGATCGCGATCTGGATCGTGGTGCCGATGGTGCTGGGCGCTCGGCGGGTGCTCCGCTCCGAGCCCAAGTAG
- the rph gene encoding ribonuclease PH, translating to MTRADGRADDELRPITITRNWLDHAAGSVLVEFGRTKVLCAASASEGVPRWRKGSGLGWVTAEYAMLPASTNTRSDRESVKGRIGGRTHEISRLIGRSLRAVIDYEALGENTIQLDCDVLQADGGTRTAAITGAYVALADAVAHLRSTGAIKGEPLTGSVAAVSVGIIDGVPRLDLPYEEDVRAETDMNIVMTGTGSFIEVQGTAEAAPFDRAELDALLALGEKGCADLTRMQAEALAR from the coding sequence ATGACACGTGCCGACGGTCGCGCCGACGACGAGCTCCGCCCCATCACCATCACCCGCAACTGGCTGGACCACGCCGCGGGCTCCGTCCTCGTGGAGTTCGGCCGCACCAAGGTGCTCTGCGCCGCCTCCGCCTCCGAGGGCGTGCCGCGCTGGCGCAAGGGCTCCGGCCTGGGTTGGGTCACCGCCGAATACGCCATGCTCCCCGCCTCCACCAACACCCGCTCGGACCGCGAGTCGGTCAAGGGCCGCATCGGCGGGCGCACCCACGAGATCAGCCGCCTGATCGGCCGCTCGCTGCGCGCGGTCATCGACTACGAAGCCCTCGGCGAGAACACCATCCAGCTCGACTGCGACGTGCTCCAGGCCGACGGCGGCACCCGCACCGCCGCGATCACCGGCGCCTACGTCGCCCTCGCCGACGCCGTGGCCCACCTGCGCTCCACCGGGGCAATCAAGGGCGAGCCGCTGACCGGCTCGGTCGCCGCCGTCAGCGTCGGCATCATCGACGGTGTGCCGCGCCTCGACCTGCCCTACGAGGAGGACGTGCGCGCCGAGACCGACATGAACATCGTGATGACCGGCACCGGCTCCTTCATCGAGGTGCAGGGCACCGCCGAGGCCGCGCCGTTCGACCGCGCTGAGCTCGACGCGCTCCTCGCCCTCGGCGAGAAGGGCTGCGCCGACCTGACCCGCATGCAGGCGGAGGCGCTGGCCCGATGA
- the rdgB gene encoding RdgB/HAM1 family non-canonical purine NTP pyrophosphatase translates to MSGAPRVFLASRNAKKLAEMERILLEHVPDAVVVGLDDVPAYDEPVEDQPTFAGNALLKARAGFEVTGLPSVADDSGLCVDALNGMPGVLSARWSGPPKSDARNNELLLAQLADVPDERRTAHFACAVAVVHAGGELVVEGRMDGRVVHEARGSGGFGYDVVFEADDRPGLTTAELDRADKDAISHRGRALRELAPRLAELLTGSD, encoded by the coding sequence ATGAGCGGCGCGCCCCGCGTCTTCCTGGCCTCGCGCAACGCCAAGAAGCTGGCGGAGATGGAGCGGATCCTGCTCGAGCACGTGCCCGACGCCGTGGTCGTGGGCCTCGACGACGTGCCGGCCTACGACGAGCCGGTCGAGGACCAGCCGACGTTCGCCGGCAACGCGCTGCTCAAGGCCCGCGCCGGCTTCGAGGTCACCGGCCTGCCCTCGGTGGCCGACGACAGCGGGCTGTGCGTCGACGCCCTCAACGGCATGCCCGGCGTGCTGTCCGCGCGCTGGAGCGGTCCGCCGAAGTCCGATGCGCGCAACAACGAGCTGCTTCTCGCCCAGCTGGCCGACGTGCCCGACGAGCGTCGTACGGCGCACTTCGCGTGCGCGGTCGCGGTGGTCCACGCCGGCGGCGAGCTGGTCGTCGAGGGCCGCATGGACGGACGCGTGGTCCACGAGGCCCGGGGGAGCGGCGGCTTCGGCTACGACGTGGTCTTCGAGGCCGACGACCGGCCCGGCCTCACCACCGCCGAGCTGGACCGCGCCGACAAGGACGCGATCTCCCACCGCGGCCGCGCGCTGCGCGAGCTGGCGCCGCGGCTGGCCGAGCTGCTCACTGGCAGCGACTAA
- a CDS encoding 1-acyl-sn-glycerol-3-phosphate acyltransferase yields MNRHFLLRRTLARVLLRLARWRTVGTVPERGVLVGAPHTSNWDWVLTILLAWDNSVNIHLLVKKELFVGPLAWVLKATGAVKLDRADPGATVRELIEQAGASEEPFLLGIAAEGTRTRGEYWKSGFYRISQRTGLPVTLAFIDVPTRTVGWGPTFHPSGDVRADMDQVREFYADKRGFRPDDFTPPRLREEDRGQEPTAPQT; encoded by the coding sequence GTGAACCGCCACTTCCTCCTCCGTCGCACCCTCGCCCGCGTGCTGCTGCGCCTGGCCCGCTGGCGCACGGTCGGAACCGTTCCCGAGCGCGGGGTGCTGGTGGGCGCACCGCACACCTCCAACTGGGACTGGGTGCTGACCATCCTCCTGGCCTGGGACAACAGCGTGAACATCCACCTGCTGGTCAAGAAGGAGCTCTTCGTCGGCCCGCTCGCGTGGGTGCTGAAGGCGACCGGCGCGGTGAAGCTGGACCGTGCCGACCCCGGCGCGACCGTCCGCGAGCTGATCGAGCAGGCGGGCGCCTCCGAGGAGCCGTTCCTGCTCGGGATCGCCGCGGAGGGCACCCGCACGCGCGGGGAGTACTGGAAGTCCGGCTTCTACCGGATCTCCCAGCGCACCGGGCTGCCGGTCACGCTGGCCTTCATCGACGTCCCGACGCGCACCGTGGGCTGGGGCCCGACCTTCCACCCCTCGGGCGACGTCCGCGCCGACATGGACCAGGTGCGGGAGTTCTACGCCGACAAGCGCGGGTTCCGGCCCGACGACTTCACGCCGCCGCGGCTGCGTGAGGAGGACCGGGGCCAGGAGCCCACGGCGCCCCAGACCTGA
- the bcp gene encoding thioredoxin-dependent thiol peroxidase, with amino-acid sequence MSESTRLSPGDTAPEFILADDTGKEVALSDYLGRKVIVYFYPAAMTPGCTKQACDFTDSLESLRGAGFDVIGISPDKPEKLAKFREKDGLSITLLSDPDKQVMKDYGAFGEKKLYGKVVEGVIRSTIVVDEDGKVFLAQYNVKATGHVAKLKRDLALNEA; translated from the coding sequence GTGAGCGAGAGCACCCGCCTGTCCCCCGGCGACACCGCCCCCGAGTTCATCCTCGCCGACGACACCGGCAAGGAGGTCGCCCTCTCGGACTACCTGGGCCGCAAGGTGATCGTCTACTTCTACCCGGCGGCGATGACCCCGGGGTGCACCAAGCAGGCGTGCGACTTCACCGACTCCCTGGAGTCGCTGCGCGGCGCCGGGTTCGACGTCATCGGCATCTCCCCGGACAAGCCGGAGAAGCTCGCCAAGTTCCGCGAGAAGGACGGCCTGTCGATCACGCTGCTCTCCGACCCGGACAAGCAGGTGATGAAGGACTACGGCGCGTTCGGCGAGAAGAAGCTCTACGGCAAGGTCGTCGAGGGCGTCATCCGCTCCACGATCGTGGTCGACGAGGACGGCAAGGTCTTCTTGGCGCAGTACAACGTCAAGGCCACCGGCCACGTCGCCAAGCTCAAGCGCGACCTGGCCCTCAACGAGGCCTGA
- a CDS encoding energy-coupling factor ABC transporter permease, producing MHVPDGFLDAPTSIATGVVAAGVVAIALRRARTELDDRTAPMAGLVAAFVFAAQMINFPVGAGTSGHLMGGALAAVLVGPWTAVLCLAVVLLVQGLFMADGGISALGTNIVLIGVVTTAVGWLVFRALRAVLPRRLGVVAPAAAIAALVSVPAAAAVFTGLFAVGGTVPVESGDVLAAMLGWHVLIGIGEAVVTGLVVASVVRVRPDLVYGARDLIRARTLEIREAGRPT from the coding sequence ATGCACGTGCCCGACGGCTTCCTCGATGCGCCCACCTCGATCGCGACCGGGGTGGTGGCCGCCGGCGTGGTCGCGATCGCCCTGCGCCGCGCGCGTACCGAGCTCGACGACCGCACCGCGCCGATGGCGGGCCTGGTGGCCGCGTTCGTGTTCGCCGCCCAGATGATCAACTTCCCGGTCGGGGCAGGCACGAGTGGCCACCTGATGGGCGGGGCGCTGGCCGCGGTGCTGGTCGGGCCCTGGACGGCGGTGCTCTGCCTCGCGGTGGTGCTGCTGGTGCAGGGGCTGTTCATGGCCGACGGCGGGATCAGCGCGCTGGGCACCAACATCGTGCTGATCGGGGTGGTCACGACCGCCGTCGGCTGGTTGGTGTTCCGCGCGCTGCGCGCGGTGCTGCCGCGCCGTCTCGGGGTGGTGGCGCCCGCGGCGGCGATCGCGGCGCTGGTCTCGGTCCCTGCCGCCGCGGCGGTCTTCACCGGGCTCTTCGCCGTGGGGGGCACCGTCCCGGTGGAGTCCGGCGACGTGCTCGCCGCGATGCTCGGGTGGCACGTGCTGATCGGGATCGGCGAGGCGGTGGTGACCGGACTGGTCGTCGCCTCCGTGGTCCGGGTGCGCCCCGACCTGGTCTACGGCGCCCGCGACCTGATCCGCGCGCGGACGCTGGAGATCCGCGAGGCCGGGCGCCCGACATGA
- a CDS encoding PDGLE domain-containing protein, whose protein sequence is MRARHLYLVGLLVALGVAGVASYYASAHPDGLEHVAEQLGFLHAAEDSATSDSPFADYQVAGIDDARLSGGLAGVLGVLLVLLIAGGLAWAVRRRGGAEEPVEEPVEDRERR, encoded by the coding sequence ATGAGGGCCCGCCACCTCTATCTCGTCGGGCTCCTCGTCGCGCTGGGCGTGGCGGGTGTCGCGAGCTACTACGCCAGCGCCCACCCCGACGGTCTCGAGCACGTCGCGGAGCAGCTGGGCTTCCTGCACGCCGCCGAGGACTCCGCGACCTCCGACAGCCCGTTCGCCGACTACCAGGTGGCCGGGATCGACGACGCCCGGCTCAGCGGCGGGCTCGCCGGCGTGCTCGGCGTGCTGCTGGTGCTGCTGATCGCCGGCGGCCTGGCCTGGGCGGTGCGCCGGCGGGGCGGCGCCGAGGAGCCGGTCGAGGAGCCGGTCGAGGACCGGGAGCGCCGGTGA
- the cbiQ gene encoding cobalt ECF transporter T component CbiQ, whose product MSGAHTHLLHHHGHSPVHRAPAHLKLLALLAFVLLVVATPRDLYAAFAAWLVLLLGVIAVARVPLRHLLARMVVEVPFVVFAVLVPFVATGPRTEVLGLSVSEPGLVAAGGLLMKGTLGVLASLTMAATTAPTEILVGLRRLRMPELIVSIMGFMVRYLEVVTDEMSRMLTAMRSRGCQPRSPRHWPALARALGALFIRSYERGERVHLAMISRGYTGSLPDLAGAAGESGTSGPRRERPVAP is encoded by the coding sequence GTGAGCGGGGCACACACGCACCTGCTGCACCACCACGGGCACAGCCCGGTGCACCGGGCACCCGCGCACCTCAAGCTCCTCGCCCTGCTGGCCTTCGTGCTCCTGGTCGTCGCGACGCCCCGGGACCTCTACGCCGCGTTCGCCGCCTGGCTGGTGCTGCTCCTGGGCGTGATCGCGGTGGCGCGGGTGCCGCTGCGCCACCTGCTGGCGCGGATGGTGGTCGAGGTGCCGTTCGTGGTGTTCGCCGTGCTGGTCCCGTTCGTCGCCACCGGGCCGCGCACCGAGGTGCTCGGCCTCAGCGTGTCCGAGCCCGGGCTCGTGGCCGCGGGCGGGTTGTTGATGAAGGGCACCCTCGGCGTACTCGCCTCGCTGACGATGGCCGCGACCACCGCGCCGACCGAGATCCTCGTGGGCCTGCGCCGGCTGCGGATGCCCGAGCTGATCGTGTCGATCATGGGCTTCATGGTGCGCTACCTCGAGGTGGTCACCGACGAGATGAGCCGCATGCTCACCGCGATGCGCTCGCGGGGCTGCCAACCGCGCTCACCGCGGCACTGGCCGGCGCTGGCGCGCGCGCTGGGGGCGCTGTTCATCCGCTCCTACGAGCGCGGCGAGCGGGTCCATCTCGCGATGATCTCGCGCGGCTACACCGGCAGCCTCCCCGACCTGGCAGGCGCCGCCGGCGAGTCGGGCACCTCGGGTCCTCGGCGTGAGCGGCCCGTGGCGCCGTGA
- a CDS encoding energy-coupling factor ABC transporter ATP-binding protein — protein sequence MTRPVLDVRGLAYAYPDGRQALYGVDLHVHRGERVALLGPNGAGKTTLVLHLNGILTAGAGSVSVSGMPVVTKHLGEIRRRVGIVFQDPDDQLFMASVRQDVAFGPANLGIRGPELERRVLAALELVGMAEHADRPPHHLSFGQRRRVALATVLVMEPEILVLDEPSSNLDPASRRELADILRSLDVTVLMVTHDLPYALELCPRAVVLSDGVVVADGPTYDVLLDAELMRANRLELPFGFDPRTTRAAPDAD from the coding sequence GTGACGCGGCCGGTCCTGGACGTCCGCGGCCTGGCCTACGCCTATCCCGACGGCCGACAGGCGCTGTACGGCGTGGACCTGCACGTCCACCGCGGCGAGCGGGTCGCGCTGCTCGGGCCCAACGGCGCCGGCAAGACCACGCTGGTGCTGCACCTCAACGGCATCCTCACCGCGGGCGCCGGGTCGGTGAGCGTCAGCGGGATGCCGGTGGTCACGAAGCACCTGGGCGAGATCCGCCGCCGGGTCGGGATCGTGTTCCAGGACCCCGACGACCAGCTGTTCATGGCCAGCGTGCGCCAGGATGTCGCCTTCGGCCCCGCCAACCTCGGCATCCGCGGCCCCGAGCTGGAGCGCCGGGTGCTCGCCGCGCTGGAGCTGGTCGGGATGGCCGAGCATGCCGACCGGCCGCCGCACCACCTCTCCTTCGGTCAGCGGCGCCGGGTCGCCCTGGCCACGGTGCTGGTGATGGAGCCGGAGATCCTGGTGCTCGACGAGCCCTCCTCCAACCTCGACCCGGCCTCGCGCCGCGAGCTCGCCGACATCCTGCGCTCCCTCGACGTCACCGTCTTGATGGTCACCCACGACCTGCCCTACGCCCTGGAGCTGTGCCCTCGCGCCGTGGTGCTGAGCGACGGCGTGGTGGTGGCCGACGGCCCGACGTACGACGTCCTGCTCGACGCGGAGCTGATGCGTGCGAACCGCCTCGAGCTGCCCTTCGGCTTCGACCCGCGCACCACGCGGGCCGCACCCGACGCTGATTGA
- a CDS encoding DUF3618 domain-containing protein, producing MSNANDTSALEREIEETRERLAGTIDQLLHRSSPKTIASREAASLKAHFVDPVTGEPRTDNILKVVGGVVGAIALIVVVRKAVG from the coding sequence GTGAGCAACGCCAACGACACCTCGGCCCTCGAGCGCGAGATCGAGGAGACCCGCGAGCGGCTCGCCGGCACCATCGACCAGCTGCTGCACCGCTCCAGCCCGAAGACCATCGCCAGCCGCGAGGCCGCCTCGCTGAAGGCGCACTTCGTGGACCCCGTGACGGGCGAGCCGCGCACCGACAACATCCTCAAGGTCGTGGGCGGCGTCGTCGGCGCGATCGCGCTCATCGTCGTGGTCCGCAAGGCCGTCGGCTGA
- a CDS encoding GroES family chaperonin, whose product MLHDRVLVEVDGEAGERRSSGGIVIPATAAMAARRLSWAKVIGTGPSARAVQPGDRVLFDLEDKAEVEVSGEVYVVMRERDIHAVAADRVADQSSGLYL is encoded by the coding sequence ATGCTCCACGACCGTGTCCTCGTCGAGGTCGACGGGGAGGCGGGGGAGCGGCGCTCGTCGGGCGGCATCGTGATCCCGGCGACCGCCGCCATGGCCGCGCGCCGGCTCAGCTGGGCCAAGGTCATCGGCACCGGCCCGTCCGCGCGCGCCGTACAGCCCGGGGACCGGGTGCTCTTCGACCTCGAGGACAAGGCGGAGGTCGAGGTCTCCGGCGAGGTGTACGTCGTCATGCGCGAGCGCGACATCCACGCCGTCGCCGCCGACCGCGTCGCCGACCAGTCCTCCGGCCTCTACCTCTGA